A segment of the Chlorocebus sabaeus isolate Y175 chromosome 15, mChlSab1.0.hap1, whole genome shotgun sequence genome:
ccacaaaacttaaaatatttacctctggccttttacagaaatgTTCGTCAACCCCTAgcttaaaacattaatttttctttttttcttcttttctgatatatGCTTTAAAGGCGATGaaaatctcactctgttctcTGTTTtaactgcatcccagagatgCTGATGTATTGCAGTTTCATACTGTTTAGTACAGAATATATTCTGGTTTCCGTTTAacgcattctttttatttatttatttaaagagagtcttgttctgttgcccagtctggagtgtagtggcgagatcatagctcactgcagcctcaaactcctgagctcaagcaatcctcccacctcagcctcctgagaagttgaGATTATATAGGTACAAATTGTCACGCCTGTTTGatgtcttctttcacttacatATTACTTAGAAGTATATTGCATAATTTCTGAACATTCggagatttaaaaaatctttgttaCTGAGCTCTAATTAAATCCTAAAGTGGTCAGAGTGCATGTATACATGATGTCAGTCTTGAGATTTGTTGAGGTTTACTTTATAGCCCAGCGTATAGCCCATTTTGGCAGATACCCAATGTATATTTGAAGTGACatttttcagatcttttgtcGTCTTCTGAAGCTTTAGGATATCCAAATAAGGTTGGTCCCTATAACATTCTGTACCTACTCTGTACAGATTCCCAGTTTCTACTCACTTAAAATAGGTgtgcttgtatttttagtgtatcttTCTGCTTTCTCAACCCAGGagtttttttccttccccttgtGGTTATATGCAGCTTATAGGTAAGAAAAACCTTTGTAATGTACTTGAATCTCAGCAGTCCTCAGTTCATTATCAAGTGCCATAGTCCCTAACCATTAAGTGTTGACCTTATACATAAGGACTTCGTATAAGAATGAGTTCGTTTCTTGTTGACTCCTGTCATGTTGTACCATTGTTCTCTTCACACTGGTCTGACTTGCCTTTGACAAAAGGAAGGGAGTGTGCTTTGCAGGGTTGTGTGCTTTCCTAATACCAAGAAGTTATCTAAAGATACTTAACTGTGCTGTGAACTAAAGCTATTGTGTTTGATATACCCAGCCATCCAGCTGACCCCTGTATACAAAATTCTACCTGTTCAGTTCTGTTAATGTTTAAGTTGCCTCTGTTCTTTGGTGGGAAAAGAGGTGATGTATAAAAATTGACTGCTTTGTATAAGGCTTGGTGTGTTAGGTGCTAAATCACTTAACTTTTTCTTGATTTTGGGATCTATTCtccttgggttttttttgttttttgtttgtttgttttttcccttcttttagagacagagtcttgctctgtcacccaggctggagtgcagtggtgtgatcatagctcattgcagcctccaactcctgggctcaagtgatcctcctgcctccacctcccaagtagctggtactacaggcacacatcaccatgcccggctgatttttttactttttgtagagacggtgtgttgctgtgttgcccagggtggtcttgaattcctgagctcaaccgatcctcctgccgtggccttccaaagtgtcaggattataggtgtgagccaccatgcccagctgagatcTGTTTTTTACTATTTCACAATAATTTCtggaaatatttgtaataatgtGACTTTCACTGCTAAGACAGAAAaggaagataagaaaattgaggaaaATGAAGCTTCTGCTTCTATAACAGGAAAGCATAAACTTTTGAGTTACTTTTAGAGTAAACGGAGATAAGCATGTCTAGATTCTTGACCCACCCTCTTCTGCCACAGTCAGACTTAGAATGCACTTTTGCATGCACTTTTGTTAATCTAATTAATGATCATTTATATGCTTTCTAGTTAGTCAATACGTGTAACTTTATATTTCAGCTCATGAGAGCTTCTGCCCCATGCTGCAGGGAAGTGTATAGCTCTTCAGCTGTGCAGCCAGGATGAGAACTCATGTTCTGTTCTTCCTGCTACTGATGAGACAGGGGAGGCACATGTACATCCAGGCTCTTTCTGCATGGCAGGGCTGTTTAATTAGGGCTGATGGAAGTTTTTGTCATAGAAAATGGGCAATCAGATTTGCGGTTAGTAGTGAAATAATTGACTCTCAATCCATATTGGGAAACAGAAGATAAAACGTtggtaataaaaatgtaaattttagaacATAGAACACAAAGAGTGGACCATAAACCGGGAGCTGCaactcacacccataatcccaacactttgggaggccgaggcaggcagatcatgaggtcaagagatcaagactgtcctggccaatgtggtgaaaccccatctctactaaaaatacaaaaattagctgggtgtggtggtgaacgcCTCTAACCCCCCTACTCGGAGACTGagtcatgagaattgcttgaaccagggaggctgagattgcagtgatccaagatcacgccactgcactccagcctgggcaacagagcgagactccatctcaaaagaaaaaaacaaaaacaaaaacagggccgggcacagtggctcatgcctgtaatcccagcactttgggaggctgaggcaggcagatcacagggttaggagttcaaaaccagcctgaccaacatggcgaaaccccacctctactaaaaatacaaaaatttgccaggctggtggcacatgcctgtaatcccagctactcaggaggctgaggtaggagaattgcttgaacgtgggagttggaggttgcagtgagctgagatcgtgccactgcactctagcctgggtgacagagcgagactctatctcagaaaaacccaaaaaaaccaagAGTGGACCCTAATGTAACCTATGgaacttcagttaataatgaATCTGTATtggctcatcaattgtaacaaaggTACCACACTAATggaagatgttaataataggaaaAACAGACGGGGAGGATGGGGGAGGTATAGAGGTATATGGGAACACTCTGTACTATCTGATCAGTTTTTCTGTAGAACCTAAgagatcaaaaaaagaaaactgtttaaaatttttaaatatctagctTACTGTTCCCCAGTGGGTTCAAATCATACAAAGTTAGTGTTTAACCTCCTGACCCTTGCTTGGGATTTCTCAGTTAAGATGGGTCCAGTTTGCAGTTTGAGCCTGTTTCATCAGTTCCGTTTGCCTCTTGCCCGTGTGTTAACTGTGCCCTTGCCTTTCTCCCTATCTGCTGGAATAGTTGGAATGCCAAGATGCCTTGGAAACAGCCGCCCGAGCCGAAGGCCTCTCTCTGGATGTCTCCATGCATTCTCAGCTCAGAATCCTGGACGAGGAGCATCCCAAGGGAAAGTACCACCATGGCTTGAGTGCTCTGAAGCCCATCCGGACTACTTCCAAGTAAGACGCCCTGCCGGCTGATGACATGAAGcatcaaaggcattttttttttttttttttttttttttgaggcgaagtcttgctctgtcgccaggctggagtgcaatggtacggtctcggcccactgcagtctccaccccctgggttcaagtgattctcctgcctcagcctcctgagtatctgggattacaggcaccaccaagcccagctaatttttttgtatttttagtagagatgaggtttcaccatactggccaggatggtctcaatctcctgacctcatgatccgcccaccttggcctcccaaagtgctgggattacaggtgtgagccaccacacccggcccatcaAAGCCGTTTTAGAACATTCAGGCCAAAATTAGATCAGCTGGGGAGACCTGTCTTTAGTTAAGAGCTCTGTTCACTAAACTCTGTCTTTTAAACACGGGCTGCCCTCTCCATGCGTGTTGATAGCTTTGTGATTTCGGTTTTCTCTCCTTAGACACCAGCACCCAGTGGACAATGCTGGGCTTTTTTCCTGTATGACTTTTTCGTGGCTTTCTTCTCTGGCCCGTGTGGCCCACAAGAAGGGGGAACTCTCAATGGAAGACGTGTGGTCTCTGTCCAAGCACGAGTCTTCTGACGTGAACTGCAGAAGGTAGGCGCCTCTGGTCCACCCTCATCTCCCCCATGCTGGGTGGGCAGGGCCTGAGCTAGGAGTGTGAAGTCCACAGCTCTGTGTCTTTAAAGAGTCAAGCTGTCCAGTGGAGGGTGGGTGGCCTGGGGATGACTTTCTCTTTGCTCTTTTGCTTTATCTCCTATTTCACCTTTGATCCTGTTTTAACCAcgggctttctctctctctctcagccccGCTTCTCTTCCTGAGTCTGCAGGGAGATTATGTTGCTGCCTTGTGACAGAATACATTTTTGTGGTAGCTGATTGTCATGATTAAAATCTAGTTTACAACTTCACATTTTACCACAGGAACCTTCAGAAAGGGTCGGGGGCCCCTGAACAAGGAAATTCTTATTCACAAATTGCATTCAGGGATCATTTCCTGGGTGGAAAGAAAGGTTTTTGCTCTCATCATTTTCTGTATCCTGGGAGGCTCCCTATACAGGGTAAATATGTAGTTCCCCAGGAAGGGTATTTTTTCCCAGAAGGTGAAGACTATGTACATAATTTTAAAGGAGAGACTTATGTGAGTGGTGGCAAAACCTGGAGACAAAAAGTGGTGGCAGGCGGGGAGCTAGGTGTGCCTTTCCCCCGGGGAGATGTGTAACGAGGACGTGTGCCCTTATTAAGACTAGAGAGACTGTGGCAAGAAGAACTGAATGAAGTTGGGCCAGACGCTGCTTCCCTGCGAAGGGTTGTGTGGATCTTCTGCCGCACCAGGCTCATCCTGTCCATCGTGTGCCTGATGATCACGCAGCTGGCTGGCTTCAGTGGACCAGTAAGTTCTAACCATCCTTTCCGACAGTCTCCAGGGGCCCGGCCACGGCCAGCTCTAACACTCTTGTTCTGTTCCAGGGCTTGTGCTCAGCTTTGGGCTAGGTAGCAGTCTTAGAGATGCCTTCAGGACTGTTGAAAGGGGTCGATGGATTTTGGAGTGAATGGTGGCTTGGCAACAGCTGGAAGGATGAAAGGGCAGTGTTGCCAGAGAAGAAATGGAACTGGCTTGATTTCTGGGCGGGGGTAAAATGGAACTGATTCCAGTTCTGCACAGGACTGTGCTTCTCGGTTGTGTGTTGACATGAAATGATAGTCGGTGCAGGCAGATGTGTCTTGCAGTGCTGTGAGTGGGTGAGAGCACATTATGTGGCCTGGGCTGGTGAGCCAGCGCTGGGGACATACCGAGTGCTTGGAGGCAGAGTTATCACATGTTTGGCGGGTCCGTGGCAAATAAGCCCTGAGAAAACTAGAGGACTGTCGAGGATTTTAGAGTCTGACCTGGAGTCCATTTAAGTTTGACTTATAGTGTAACTGTGTGGCAAGCGTTGGGGTGGCAGCCGTGGTTTTCCCCAGTCTGTACTGATGCAGAATAGACAAGAGAGCCTTTGACGTTCACTCTGTTTCCTGGGCACCTGTTTCTTACACTTGCTGTGCTGCCTTACACTTGAGACCTTGATTAAATCTATTCTCTACACATTTGCCTTGAGGCATCGGAGCAGTAGTACTGCTTGTACTGTGCGTTTTCCGTGTGTGGGTAAAGCTGGAGGTTCATGGTTTCGGTAAGTATGTGCCTCAGATGCATGGTGATTAGGTAAAACTaatttgcagttttgtttttgtttttgtttttttaatgtttgatgCCTCTTGTTAAAGTTTTGATCTCTTTTCTGAAGCAGAGAACACTACTTTTCTGGTATTGGGTttctatattattaataattgacCAACTAACATACTTTATATAAAAGTTTTAAGTAAGAAGGACCATGTAACTGAAATGTTGTGTTATGTAATTTACCAAAATGGCAAACACTTTCATAGAGCCAGCTTCCCCCAAGAAGAGCTTCTGTCATTGTTTCACTACAGGGCTGGTGGCTGCTCTTACCTCATAGAATTCATTCCTCTGGGTAGCACCCTATGCAGGCTTTCCGAATAAAGTGATCATGGGCTTTCTTGATTCCATTTGGCCAATGCAAGAACTTCATTGACtcccctctaaaaaaaaattccatggattgttgggatttttatttttattttttgaaaaaaaagttacCTATCCATATTCAGCTTGGTGGCTTCACGGTCACTCCCCCTGAACATTCATATATTCCATAATCTCTCATTTATGGTGCAGAACACTGGGATACTAACTAACCTCTAGGAAACTGTTCTGGCTGCCAGGGAAAGCTAAGAGCCCTCCTTTCACAGGAAAGCAGCTGCgtgctttttcttctctctgccctTTCAGGGAAGAGCATCTTAAGGCCAGTGTTATTTCATGGGATTCTGTCCTGGAACTGAGAAAGCAATGGACTCATCCATAGTGTCTTATACATTTAAAAGTGTAAATAATACACACTTCCTTTTTTGGAACTCCAATTCTAATATGTTTCTTTTCCATTGGAAATTGAAaaaccaggctggttttgagatTAGTACTAGCAGTGAGTAAACCTCCTCTCTGTGGCCTTAAATCCTTTTGAGGAACATTCGTTTTAGATTTTTGCAAGTTTCCTAATCTGGCACAACTTTCAAACTAGCTTAATCTGTCCTTACAGAAACCTGTATGAGGACAGACTGCCCACATACGGGCTCCCCAAATAAAAcggcatttttatttcttgtcccTGCTCGGGTTTCACCGAACCTTGGTAGCCATACACagaacaaatgaaacagaatcaAGTTGTTGTGCTGTGTTTGTTTTTACCTACCGGCCAGCTGATGCTGACATTTATACACCAAGATGATCCAAGGCTTTGGTGATACCAGTGGACTAGCGCCATATGTGCAGGGTGCCTGGGGGTCATCATAATGTTCACGGAGTACCAGACTCTCTAACAGTATGGTCCTGTGTAGCCACATTGCTACACTTACAGAGATGCTTTGGGGCCTTTTTGGATTAAGATAGTTCTAAAAGACCAGGCCTCACCTGTGATCTGTGTATAAAGAATTAGCATCGCACCTAGATCTGCAAGAGAAGGCCGCCTCCTGCAGTGCTATCTCTTGGTGAATGCTAACTCTGCCTGAGGGCCttttggggaaaggacagtgtaAAACCCTTAGAGAGGTAAGTTTCCCACCCTTCCAACCTCTCTCCACCTGCAGCTTGCTTGGTGCTGTCAGGATCTGGATTTGGGGGGAGTCTCTCTGTAGTGGAACCAGTGACAGAAGCTGTTCTTTAGAATTTTCAGGATGGCTGTATTCTGCGGTCAGAATGAGAGAGTCAAGCTGGGCAGAATCTCTCGCCAAGAGTTCAGGTAAGGTAATGTTTATTCACTGGGAATGCTTTCCACAGCCAGACAGCTATGCTAACAGTCTCAAGTTTTCTTCCAGTTTGTTTAGATTTAAATGATacatttgtaactttttaaaaactaaattttggtTGGATTTTTCGTggaaatctcttttttctttatccccTAAAAAATGGTTTGAAATGTCATTGTTATTTAAAAACCCAATGTGTTGGAACTTCTTTAATCTGCTGTTTCctctttttccccctcctttGAAAGTTTCGCATAGTATAAACATTCACTATGTCTTTTACCTTCCCTGCTCCTCCCCTCTGGGAGGCGCTGATGCTATTACTTGGTGCTGAAAAATGGCACTCTAAAGGTATGGGAAGGAAGGAGCCCAAGGCAACCACCTGCTGTCCTTTCAGCCTTCCTTTGGAGACTGCTCCATCAGTGCTGAGGTGTGTGGGAACAGGCATCACTGCACCGCCATCTTACTGAGTTGCTTCACGTGAGGAAAAGGGGGCTTTGGCCCTGTGACTCAGTTCCACATTTTGGATTGCATACTGGAAAAGAAGCCAATCTTCTTGCTAGTAAACCAGCAACCCGGCTGTATACAGTGGTGACCCAAGCAATGGATATAAATCTAAAAGTCTGAGGGAGGGGAGAGGTGGAATACAGTAGTTCTTGGAATCTGAAGTCTCCTATTTGATCAGGTTATTTCTTGGGACAAAAATCTGATTGGTGGGGATCTCCTAGGACCTAGTGGACATCTGGTATTAATTTAAtctcaggaaaaacaagaaattaaccCAGAGAGATTCTGGGTTCTGGAATTCAGCATAGCTACCTCCGGACCGTGGTGTCTGGCCTCCATTTTTGTCTGTCATTCAGCTCTGACTTACAGCTGCAGTCACCTTTGCTATAAGGAACCTGAGTATAGGGGTGGATGGGCTTCacgttaatttttttcttcctttagggTGGGGGATTGGTTtggctttcttttgttgttgttttttgttttatttttgtcaatcAAGATTGATTTTTAGATGCAAGGACTTGAAAAGACCCAGAAGGATGCCACCAGTTTTTCCTTGAggcctaggatttttttttctgtcccgaGCAGAGGTAATTCCTCACAGCTTAGTGCACCCGTGGCACCAGCCATTTTGAGCAGAGCACCTCTTTGGGGagcttttcgttttgttttgtttttcattctctttccttaGCAGCAAGGTCTTTTTTCCTAGAGAATCTACTCCATTGCAGAATCATTGCAACCTCAGGAGCCCTCACTGATTGAGCGCTGTCAGCCTGATATACTACTTTGGACTCTGGAAACAGATATGGGCTCTATTCTCTATTTCTACTGTGTGTCGTTAAACAACCGTCGGAGGCCAGATGACCTGTTAGATGGCTAGTCCTGTATAATTTGACTCTGTATGTTTCAATGTATGTTACTGCAATGCTTCACCTGCTGTACAGTGTTTGTGAGATGCTCTTTGAAGAtggtacttttatattttttcattttcaataaaagtaCATTCCTTCCCACTTCCTGGTATTTAATACTGTTGCTGAATGTGCcttgtgtgagtgtgtgctccGGCGTTGCAGGACCTCAGCTGGAGGTGGCACTCGGTGGTTCTTGGGGGCTGGCCGCCTTCCCTCTGCAGGTGGTGTTAGACATATACTGCCTGAGgtaacatgttttcatttttgggaGGGAGTTGGGAGTGGGGTGGGCCCATGGGAGGGTCTCTGGAGTTTTGATAGCCTGCTTTGTTTGCTCTCTTCTGTACTATTAAACTGCTGATGTTTATTTTCAGGAATGTTTTGCAAATGCACTTCTCACTCTTCCCCAGTACAACTGTAGGTACACTGTTCCTTTTTATCAAATAAGCACGTTTGAAATGATCCAAAAAAAGGTCTTAATTTCATGTAAAGAAATGTATCCATGTGTGGAGATACTGGAATAAGGTCAAAGTTGTACTTTTGAATGACCATGTGTTTAGAGTTAACTTCAGCTCATTGATAGGTTTATGTTACATTAGAAAGAGTAATGGTTTTGATGGTGTCCTGTAAGGAAGAAAGTTTTCAATTAGACCTAGCTCCTGCAGAATGCCCTGAGGAAATTACTGCAGGCAGCTTGTAATAACTGGGTCCCCCAAAGTTTTGTTTCGCTTGCACACTGGTCCCTGAGTGGAGCTGCCTACTCTTTCTAACTTAACATAAAACTATGGCATTGTGTGTGAGTGCCGTGGAGATGTTGACATTGGTGTGTATCTCTCCCTGTAGGCCTTCATGGTGAAACACCTCTTGGAGTATACCCAGGCAACAGAGTCTAACCTGCAGTACAGCTTGTTGTTAGTCCTGGGCCTCCTTCTGACAGAAATCGTGCGGTCTTGGTCGCTTGCACTGACTTGGGCATTGAATTACCGAACCGGTGTCCGCTTGCGGGGGGCCATCCTAACCATGGCATTTAAGAAGATCCTTAAGTTGAAGAACATTAAAGAGAAATCCCTGGGTGAGGTGAGTGAGGGGTGTTTGCTTCACAGCAGAGGGCAACTTCCTAGCTTGAGGTTCGTTCCTCTAGGGCCCTACCTCCTGAGATGAATGAACCATGTCCTTGCAGGGCTCCCTCACTACTCTTTGTATCTTACAGCTCATCAACATTTGCTCCAATGATGGGCAGAGGATGTTTGAGGCAGCAGCCGTTGGCAGCCTGCTGGCTGGAGGACCCGTTGTTGCCATCTTAGGCATGATTTATAATGTAATTATTCTGGGACCAACAGGCTTCCTGGGATCAGCTGTTTTTATCCTCTTTTACCCAGCAATGGTGAGTAAGCCTCCCAGCTGAATCTTGGCAGTTTCTCCTTAGGAAACGAGTTACTTCCACTGGGTTATAGTAGGCATTGCTGAGGTGTCACATCTCTGATTGGAAATTTCCTCAAAGCAGATTAAATCTAGAGCTAGATAGCGCTTGCTCCGTTGGGACAGAATTTTGACTTGAGAGGAGGTAAGGTGTCACTTGCATGAAAAAGAGTCTGAATGAGAAGGCCAGCCAGTGAGCCCTGTCTCACTTGACGTAGGAGTGTTTGAGTCACTGCGCTGGAGTTGGTGCTAAGTGATAGggccctcctgcctcccctttgGAAACACGCAGTATCTGTGGTCACTGTTGAGAATAGATAATTACTTGTCTTCATTGCCTTACAAAGAGATAAGAATTCAGTAATGTTTTGTTACAGTTCAGTAGGTCACTTTTATTAAAGACAGT
Coding sequences within it:
- the ABCC5 gene encoding ATP-binding cassette sub-family C member 5 isoform X5, which encodes MLNPQRSRQRPSKNSDGKLRVYEPWNLHSEKMKDIDIGKEYIIPSPGYRSVRERTSTSGPHRDREDSKFRRTRPLECQDALETAARAEGLSLDVSMHSQLRILDEEHPKGKYHHGLSALKPIRTTSKHQHPVDNAGLFSCMTFSWLSSLARVAHKKGELSMEDVWSLSKHESSDVNCRRLERLWQEELNEVGPDAASLRRVVWIFCRTRLILSIVCLMITQLAGFSGPNFQDGCILRSE
- the ABCC5 gene encoding ATP-binding cassette sub-family C member 5 isoform X6, producing the protein MKDIDIGKEYIIPSPGYRSVRERTSTSGPHRDREDSKFRRTRPLECQDALETAARAEGLSLDVSMHSQLRILDEEHPKGKYHHGLSALKPIRTTSKHQHPVDNAGLFSCMTFSWLSSLARVAHKKGELSMEDVWSLSKHESSDVNCRRLERLWQEELNEVGPDAASLRRVVWIFCRTRLILSIVCLMITQLAGFSGPNFQDGCILRSE